Proteins encoded together in one Octopus bimaculoides isolate UCB-OBI-ISO-001 chromosome 24, ASM119413v2, whole genome shotgun sequence window:
- the LOC106874596 gene encoding zinc finger protein 91, translating into MNFHEEMPKEMGESSYHCDTCKKSFSLKSKLTTHKCINTSKIPEKRYHCDICGKSYNVKIYLTEHKHIHTGEKPHNCDICGKSFARIRTLITHKHIHTGKKPYSCDICGKSFSLRSHLADHIRTHTGEKPYRCDVCGKSFSQTNGLTRHIRIHTGEKPYKCNICGESFSETGNLTKHKYIHTGEKSYHCDICGKSFFQKVHLNFHMRIHTGEKPYQCDICGKSFNKGSAVTSHKRIHTGEKPYHCDICSKSFSDGSKLTVHKRIHTEERPYPCEVCGKSFIDGRTLTKHKHTHTGGKLYQCDICGKSFSHGRGVAVHKRIHTGEKPYHCDICGKSFTQTSQLTIHRRCMHTGEKPYLCNICGESFTDGSGLTVHKRIHAGEKLYDCHIYGKSFSRTRELTILKRHNDTKEKPYDCDICGKSFPAGSKLTFHKRIHSGEIPYYCEACGKAFSLKKQLTLHKRRFHTKEKQYHCDICGKSFNDQRPLNLHKCIHTGEKPYNCDVCSKAFIYKNALIAHKRIHSGDKPYHCDICGKSYSATIKLTMHKRRIHTKEKTYHCNICGKSFTDQSPLTVHRRIHTGEKPYHCDICGKLFAYASALTVHKRIHTGVKPYRCDICGKPFSEKYHLTKHKYTHTGEKLYHCDICGKSFSQTSHLTVHRRIHTGEKPYHCEMCDKSFSQTAHLTIHRRIHTGDRPYKCNICGKSFSQNSDVTKHYRIHTGEKPYQCNICGISFSLSTALSSHKYIHTGEKPYHCDICGKSFSKNSLLTKHTCVHSEEKLHHDDIC; encoded by the coding sequence ATGAATTTCCACGAAGAAATGCCAAAAGAGATGGGGGAATCATCATACCACTGTGATACCTGTAAAAAGTCATTCTCCCTGAAAAGCAAGCTTACTACTcataaatgtattaatacaagTAAGATACCAGAGAAACggtatcattgtgatatctgtggtaaatcatacaATGTAAAAATTTACTTAActgaacataaacatatacatacaggagagaaaccacacaactgtgatatctgtggtaaatcatttgctcgAATACGTACGTTAATTactcataaacatattcatactggTAAAAAACCATAcagctgtgatatctgtggtaaatcattctctctaagAAGCCACTTAGCTGATCACATACGTACCCATACAGGCGaaaaaccatatcgctgtgatgtatgtggtaaatcattctctcagacaaATGGCCTAACTcgacacatacgtattcatacaggagagaagccatataagtgtaatatttgtggtgaatcattctctgaaacaggaaatttaactaaacacaaatacattcatacaggagagaagtcatatcactgtgatatctgtggaaaatcattctttcaaaaagtacatttaaattttcacatgcgtattcatacaggagagaaaccatatcaatgtgatatatgtggtaaatctttcAATAAAGGAAGTGCAGTAACTTCtcataagcgtattcatacaggagagaaaccatatcactgtgatatctgtagtaagtCATTCTCTGATGGAAGTAAGTTAactgttcacaaacgtattcatacagaagAGAGGCCATATCCCTGTGaagtctgtggtaaatcattcattgATGGACGTaccttgactaaacacaaacatactcacacaggaGGGAAActatatcagtgtgatatctgtggtaaatcattctctcatggaAGAGGAGTAGccgttcacaaacgtattcatacaggggaaaagccttatcactgtgatatctgtggtaaatcattcactcaaaCAAGCCAATTAACTATACACAGGAGATGCATGCATACGGGAGAGAAACCCTATTTGTGCAACATCTGTGGTGAATCTTTCACTGATGGAAGTGGATTAactgttcacaaacgtattcatgcagGGGAAAAACTTTATGACTGTCATATCTATGGTAAATCATTTTCCAGAACACGTGAATTAACAATACTTAAGAGACACAATGATACAAAGGAAAAACCATatgattgtgatatctgtggaaaatcattcccTGCTGGAAGTAAACTAACTTTCCACAAGCGTATTCATTCAGGAGAAATACCATATTACTGTGAAGCTTGTGGAAAAGCATTCTCTCTAAAAAAGCAATTAACATTACACAAAAGACGCTTTCATACCAAAGAGAAacaatatcattgtgatatctgtggtaaatcattcaatgATCAAAGACCACTAAATCttcataaatgtattcatacaggggagaaaccatataaCTGTGATGTATGTAGTAAGGCgtttatttataaaaatgcattaattgctcacaaacgtattcattcaggagacaaaccatatcactgtgatatctgtggcaaatcatatTCTGCAACCATTAAATTAACAATGCACAAAAGACGTATtcatacaaaagagaaaacatatcactgtaatatctgtggtaaatcattcactgaccAAAGTCCATTAACTGTtcatagacgtattcatacaggagagaaaccttatcactgcgatatctgtggtaaattgttTGCTTATGCGAGTGCGTTAACTGTTCAtaaacgtatccatacaggagTAAAACcttatcgctgtgatatctgtggtaaaccattctctgaaaaatatcatttaactaaacacaaatatactcatacaggtgaaaaactataccactgtgatatctgtggtaaatccttctctcagACAAGCCATTTAACTGTtcatagacgtattcatacaggcgagaaaccatatcattgtgagatgtgtgataaatcattttctcaaacagCTCATTTAACAATtcatagacgtattcatacaggagatagACCCTATaagtgtaatatttgtggtaaatctttctcccAAAATAGTGATGTGACTAAACACTAccgcattcatacaggggaaaaacctTACcagtgtaatatctgtggtatatCATTCTCTTTAAGTACTGCTTTAAGTagtcacaaatacattcatacaggagaaaaaccatatcactgtgatatctgtggcaaatcattttcCAAAAATAGTTTATTAACTAAACATACATGTGTTCATTCTGAAGAAAAACTACATCACGATGACATCTGTTAA